In Schizosaccharomyces osmophilus chromosome 2, complete sequence, the following proteins share a genomic window:
- the pno1 gene encoding KH domain RNA-binding protein Pno1, with amino-acid sequence MLAPTAAVNGIPPKGNEDDVMIDTTGNTNEVTETRGDSTMDIEGAPKFAPVQPKTEKKRSLKPQTRKVPIPPHRMTPLRNVWPKLYPPLVEHLFLQVRMNVKARAVELRESKATNDPGALQKGMDFVQAFALGFDVDDAIALLRLDDLYIDTFEIKDVKTLQGDHLSRAIGRIAGQAGKTKFAIENASRTRIVLADSKIHILGGYSNLRIAKDAIVSLILGSPPGKVYANLRSAAARAKERF; translated from the exons atgctGGCACCTACGGCGGCCGTAAACGGCATTCCtccaaaaggaaatg AAGACGATGTGATGATTGATACAACCGGCAACACAAATGAAGTTACTGAAACAAGAGGCGACAGCACAATGGACATTGAAGGTGCTCCTAAATTCGCACCTGTACAGccaaaaacagaaaaaaagcgTAGCTTGAAGCCTCAAACGAGGAAGGTTCCTATTCCTCCTCACAGAATGACTCCTCTTCGAAATGTATGGCCCAAGCTTTATCCACCTTTGGTTGAGCATTTATTCCTTCAAGTTCGTATGAACGTTAAAGCTAGAGCAGTGGAATTACGCGAAAGCAAGGCTACGAATGATCCTGGCGCCTTGCAAAAGGGAATGGATTTTGTGCAAGCATTTGCCCTCGGTTTTGACGTTGACGATGCAATCGCTCTCTTGCGTCTAGATGATTTATATATTGACACCTTTGAAATCAAGGATGTGAAAACTTTGCAGGGTGATCACTTGAGTCGTGCCATTGGTCGTATTGCTGGACAAGCAGGAAAAACCAAGTTTGCTATCGAAAATGCTTCTCGTACAAGAATTGTGTTGGCAGATAGCAAAATTCACATTTTAGGCGGTTACAGCAATCTTCGTATTGCCAAGGATGCAATCGTCTCCTTAATTCTCGGTTCTCCTCCTGGTAAAGTGTATGCTAATCTACGGAGTGCCGCTGCTCGAGCTAAAGAGCGTTTTTAA
- the csc4 gene encoding SIP/FAR complex subunit Csc4, with amino-acid sequence MSDLNRDEQLAFLECMGKLQKELDSSFQRYERLSQTTKELQEQLNQAKSKTQHSIRVSSIGTSHSNETLLPNMELIELRAENATLKQDARNFEQISSNYAKGMEEMVGFVSSYTEKMNMKVKIVHDEYLKMYDALAAERMSFSKKNYKDVQALDKVKGWLLQALEENP; translated from the exons ATGAGTGATCTGAATCGAGATGAACAGCTTGCATTTTTAGAATGTATGGgaaaattgcaaaaagaacTGGATTCAAGTTTCCAGCGGTATGAAAGATTATCGCAAACGACCAAAGAACTCCAG GAACAATTGAATCAAGCTAAATCAAAAACTCAACACTCCATTCGTGTTTCATCGATTGGGACATCCCATTCTAATGAAACGTTGCTCCCTAATATGGAGCTTATAGAGCTACGAGCAGAAAACGCAACCCTCAAACAAGATGCCCGTAATTTTGAGCAAATATCCAGTAACTACGCGaaaggaatggaagaaatgGTTGGGTTCGTCTCTTCTTATACG GAGAAAATGAACATGAAAGTGAAGATAGTGCACGATGAATACTTGAAAATGTACGATGCTTTGGCTGCAGAGCGTATGTCCTTCTCAAAGAAGAACTATAAGGATGTACAGGCGTTGGATAAAGTCAAAGGATGGTTACTTCAAGcattagaagaaaatccTTAA